One segment of Haloplanus natans DSM 17983 DNA contains the following:
- the lonB gene encoding ATP-dependent protease LonB — MNDDTNTDKRPADGAERVDDDPARDDAGGADEWEDDVPVPSGPEPGDQPGDGADEGSIEDLGSDVQIDAEIDEDAEDGLLGGLQIESTAEIQVPDRLVDQVIGQEHARDVVMKAAKQRRHVMMIGSPGTGKSMLAKAMSELLPKEELQDVLVYHNPDDGNEPKVRTVPSGKGDQIVEAHKEEARKRNQMRSFLMWIIIAIVLGYSLIIAGNILLGILAAGIIYLAFRYGSRGSDAMIPNLIVNTADQQTAPFEDATGAHAGALLGDVRHDPFQSGGMETPSHDRVEPGAIHKANKGVLFIDEINTLDVRSQQHLMTAIQEGEFGITGQSERSSGAMVQTEPVPCDFVMIAAGNLDAMENMHPALRSRIKGYGYEVYMDDTIEDTPEMRRKYARFIAQEVEKDGRLPHFTDKAIEEVILEARRRAGRKGHLTLELRNLGGLVRVAGDIARAEDAEYTTRDHILQAKGRSRSIEQQLADDYIQRRKDYELQVSEGYVVGRVNGLAVMGEDSGIVLPVMAEVTPSQGPGEVIATGQLKEMAQEAVSNVSAIIKKFSDEDITQKDIHIQFVQAGEGGVDGDSASITVATAVISALEGVGVDQSLAMTGSLSVRGDVLPVGGVTHKIEAAAKTGCDRVIIPEANMQDVMIEDEYEDMIEIIPVSHISEVLDVALEGEPEKDSLVDRLKTITGSALDKQSVNQGPSSPSPQ; from the coding sequence ATGAACGACGACACGAACACGGACAAGCGCCCGGCCGACGGCGCGGAACGGGTCGACGACGACCCGGCCCGTGACGACGCTGGCGGGGCCGACGAATGGGAAGACGACGTCCCTGTCCCGTCCGGACCGGAACCCGGTGACCAACCGGGTGACGGCGCGGACGAGGGGTCCATCGAGGACCTCGGCAGCGACGTCCAGATCGACGCCGAAATCGACGAGGACGCGGAGGACGGCCTCCTCGGTGGGCTCCAGATCGAGTCGACCGCCGAGATTCAGGTCCCCGACCGTCTGGTCGATCAGGTGATCGGACAGGAACACGCCCGCGACGTCGTGATGAAGGCGGCCAAACAGCGCCGACACGTCATGATGATCGGCTCGCCCGGGACGGGCAAGTCGATGCTCGCGAAGGCGATGAGCGAACTCCTCCCCAAGGAGGAACTCCAAGACGTTCTCGTCTACCACAACCCCGACGACGGCAACGAACCGAAGGTTCGGACCGTGCCCTCGGGGAAGGGCGATCAGATCGTCGAGGCCCACAAGGAAGAGGCCCGCAAGCGCAACCAGATGCGCTCCTTTTTGATGTGGATCATCATCGCCATCGTGCTGGGCTACTCGCTGATCATCGCCGGGAACATCCTGCTCGGCATCCTCGCGGCCGGGATCATCTACCTCGCGTTCCGCTACGGCTCCCGTGGCTCCGACGCGATGATTCCGAACCTGATCGTGAACACCGCGGATCAGCAGACGGCGCCGTTCGAGGACGCCACGGGCGCCCACGCCGGCGCGCTGCTGGGCGACGTGCGCCACGACCCGTTCCAGTCCGGTGGCATGGAGACGCCCTCGCATGACCGCGTCGAACCGGGTGCCATCCACAAGGCCAACAAGGGCGTGCTGTTCATCGACGAGATCAACACGCTCGACGTGCGCTCCCAGCAGCACCTGATGACGGCGATTCAGGAGGGCGAGTTCGGCATCACCGGCCAGTCCGAGCGCTCCTCGGGCGCGATGGTCCAGACCGAACCCGTCCCCTGTGATTTCGTCATGATCGCCGCCGGGAACCTCGACGCCATGGAGAACATGCACCCCGCGCTCCGCTCGCGGATCAAGGGCTACGGCTACGAGGTGTACATGGACGACACCATCGAGGACACCCCGGAGATGCGCCGGAAGTACGCCCGGTTCATCGCCCAGGAAGTTGAAAAGGACGGCCGCCTGCCCCACTTCACCGACAAGGCCATCGAGGAGGTCATCCTCGAGGCCCGCCGACGCGCCGGCCGGAAAGGCCACCTGACCCTCGAACTCCGGAACCTCGGTGGTCTGGTCCGTGTCGCGGGCGACATCGCCCGCGCCGAAGACGCGGAGTACACCACCCGGGACCACATCCTGCAGGCGAAGGGCCGCTCCCGGAGTATCGAACAGCAGCTCGCGGACGACTACATCCAGCGCCGCAAGGACTACGAACTGCAGGTCAGCGAGGGGTACGTCGTCGGCCGCGTCAACGGACTCGCCGTGATGGGCGAGGACTCCGGTATCGTCCTCCCCGTGATGGCCGAGGTGACGCCCTCGCAGGGTCCCGGCGAGGTCATCGCCACGGGCCAACTGAAGGAGATGGCTCAGGAAGCGGTGTCGAACGTCTCCGCCATCATCAAGAAGTTCTCGGACGAGGACATCACCCAGAAGGACATCCACATCCAGTTCGTGCAGGCGGGCGAGGGCGGCGTCGACGGCGACTCCGCCTCCATCACCGTCGCCACGGCGGTCATCAGCGCGTTGGAGGGCGTCGGCGTCGATCAGTCGCTCGCGATGACCGGCTCGCTCTCGGTCCGGGGTGACGTGCTCCCCGTCGGCGGCGTCACGCACAAGATCGAGGCCGCCGCCAAGACCGGCTGTGATCGGGTCATCATCCCCGAGGCCAACATGCAGGACGTGATGATCGAGGACGAGTACGAGGACATGATCGAGATCATCCCCGTCAGCCACATCAGCGAGGTGCTGGACGTGGCCCTCGAAGGCGAACCCGAGAAGGACTCGCTGGTCGACCGGCTCAAGACGATCACCGGCTCGGCGCTCGACAAACAGAGCGTCAACCAGGGCCCGAGCAGCCCCAGTCCGCAGTAG